From the Saccharomonospora marina XMU15 genome, the window TCGGTGGGCGATCTCATCCTCGACGAGCCCGATCCCTACTCGTTCCTCGCACCTGCCGCCGAACTGCTGCGCGCTGCCGACGTGACGGTCGGCCACGTCGAGGTGCCGCACTCCACCACGACCGCACAGCACAGCACCGACGTCCCGGCACCGCCCGCGGACCCCGCGGCACTGTCCGCCCTCGCGGAAGCCGGTTTCGACGTCGTCACCCTCGCGGGCAACCACAGCTACGACGCGGGCGAGCCGGGCATCATCGACACCGTCGCGCACGCCCGTGCCGCCGGGCTGGCCACCACGGGAACCGGCGGCGACCTCGCACAGGCACGCACCCCCGCACTCGTCGAACGCGGTGGGCTGCGGGTGGGGGTGCTTTCCTACAACTGTGTCGGCCCGAGGGAGTCGTGGGCGACCAGCCGCAAGGCGGGCTGCGCCTACGTTCACGTGCTGACCCACTACGAGCTGGACCACGCCAGCCCGGGAGGGCCGCCGAAGGTCTACACCTTCGCCGATCCCGACAGCCTCGCCGCGATGGCCGAGGACGTGCGCAGGCTTCGTCGAAAGGCCGACGTCGTGCTCGTGTCGCTGCACAAGGGTGTCGGGCACACCCCGGCGACGCTCGCGATGTACGAGAGCCCGGTGGCCCGCGCCGCGGTCGACGCCGGGGCCG encodes:
- a CDS encoding CapA family protein — protein: MITVASVGDLILDEPDPYSFLAPAAELLRAADVTVGHVEVPHSTTTAQHSTDVPAPPADPAALSALAEAGFDVVTLAGNHSYDAGEPGIIDTVAHARAAGLATTGTGGDLAQARTPALVERGGLRVGVLSYNCVGPRESWATSRKAGCAYVHVLTHYELDHASPGGPPKVYTFADPDSLAAMAEDVRRLRRKADVVLVSLHKGVGHTPATLAMYESPVARAAVDAGADAVFGHHAHIMRGVETYRGRPIFHGLGNFVTVTRALTPGNGESSAELRDWAKRRKELYGFAPDPDMPWYPFHPQSRNTAIAWCRFDASGLVEAGFTPCWIDESGRPVPCGDGVTGERVAGYVERITRAAGLNGRFVLRGADAVIDLHSEERTA